A segment of the Streptomyces sp. L2 genome:
GCCACCTGGTTCGTGGCGATCTTCGCGTGCAGGGTCTGCTCCTGGCCCTTGCGCTCGACGACGATCGCGACGTTCTTGCCGACGCTGTCCCGGATGAGGTCCGACAGCTTGTCCCAGTCCTTGGTGGACTTGCCGTCGAAGGAGACGATTCGGTCGCCGGCCTTCAGTCCGGCGGCCTGGGCCGGGGAGGCCGGGTCGGACTTCTTGCAGGTGTCGCGGTTCTGGCTCTGCGCGATGACGCAGGGCGAGACCGAGGAGACGGTGGTCGTCTGCTGCTGGATGCCGAAGCCCATCAGCACGGTGAGGAACAGGCCGACGGCCAGGATCAGGTTCATGAAGGGGCCGGCGAACATGACGATGACGCGCTTCCACGGCTTGCGCGTGTAGAACATGCGCGTCTCGTCGCCCTCCTTCAGCTCCTCGAAGGCGGCCGAGCGGGCGTCCTCGATCATGCCGCGCCAGGGCGAGGTGGAGCGGGCGGAGACCCGGCCGGCGTCGTCGGGCGGGAACATGCCGATCATGCGGATGTAGCCGCCGAGCGGGACCGCCTTGATGCCGTACTCGGTGTCGCCCTTGGTGCGCGACCAGATGGTCGGGCCGAAGCCGACCATGTACTGCGGGACGCGGATGCCGAAGAGCTTGGCCGTGGACAGGTGCCCCAGCTCGTGCCACGCGATCGAGACGAGCAGGCCGACCGCGAAGACCACTATGCCGAGGATGAACATCAAGGTCGTCATGCACGCGCCTCCGCGGTCTCCGTCTGGCCGGTCAGTTCACGGGCCCGGGCCCGGGCCCAGGTCTCCGCTTCGAGGACGTCCGACACGGTGAGTGAAGTTCCCGCGACGGGGGTGCCGTGTTCCTCCACCACCCGGGTGACGGTCTCCATGATGCCGTTGAAGGGCAGGGCGCCGCTGCGGAAGGCCTCGACGCACTCCTCGTTGGCGGCATTGAACACCGCCGGGGCGGTCCCCGCGAGCCGCCCCACGTGCCGGGCGAGGTTCACCGAGGGGAACGCCTCGTCGTCCAGCGGGAAGAACTCCCACGTGGCGGCCTTGCTCCAGTCGAAGGCCGGCGCGGCGTCCGGGACGCGCTCGGGCCAGCCCAGGCCGACGGCGATGGGCCCGCGCATGTCGGGCGGTGTCGCCTGGGCGATCGTGGATCCGTCGGTGAACTCGACCATCGAATGAACATACGACTGCGGGTGCACGACCACCTCAATGCGGTCGAAGGGAATGTCGTAGAGGAGGTGCGCCTCGATGACTTCCAGTCCCTTGTTGACCAGGGTCGCGGAGTTGATGGTGATCACCGGGCCCATCGCCCAGGTGGGGTGGGCGAGGGCGTCCTCGACGGTGACGTCTCCCAGCTCGGCCTTCGTACGGCCGCGGAACGGGCCGCCGGAGGCGGTGACGACGAGCTTGCGGACGTCGGCGCGGGTGCCGGCGGCGAGGGCCTGGAACAGCGCGGCGTGCTCGGAGTCGACCGGGATGATCTGGCCGGGCTTGGCGAGCGCCTTGACCAGGGGGCCGCCGACGATGAGCGACTCCTTGTTGGCGAGCGCGAGGGTGCGGCCCGCCTCCAGGGCTGCGAGGGTCGGCGCGAGACCGATGGAGCCGGTGATGCCGTTGAGCACGGTGTGGCAGTCGGAGCCCGCCAGCAGGGTGGCCGCGTCGGGTCCGGCGAGGATCTCGGGCAGCGGCTCGGCGCCGTAGTGCGCGGTGAGCGCCTCGCGCAGGGCCGGTACGACGTCCTCGCGGGCCACGGCGACGGTCCGCACCTTGAGGGTGTGGGCCTGCTCGGCGAGGAGGGCGACGCGTCCGCCGTTGGCGGAGAGCGCGGTGACCCGGAAGCGGTCGGGGTGGCGCCGTACGAGGTCGATGGCCTGGGTGCCGATGGACCCGGTGGAGCCGAGGATCACCACGTCCTTGGGGCCGTCGCCGGCGCCGGGATCGAAGACGAGGTGCGGGTCCGCGAGTGGGGCTGGGCTGTCGCTCATCCCCCCATTGTGGCCGCTGCCGGCGCCCGCGCGGGCAGCGCGTCCCCCGAGCGGGCGCGTCGGCGGCTTTCACGGCCTTATGTGGGGAATGTCCCGACGTGCAGACGGCGTCAGCCGCCGAACGGCCGCCGTACGTTCTCCCGCTCGCTCGGGCCGGGGGTGGCGTCGGCGATCCACGCGCCGTCCGTCGAGGGGTCGATGATCCCTTCCTCCAGCCACTCGTAGGCGCCGCCGAGGACGCCCTTGACCACCGTGCGGTCCAGGTCGTCGGTGTTGGTCCACAGCCGGTTGAAGAGTTCCTCGACGCGGATGCGGGCCTGGCGGCAGAAGGCGTCGGCGAGTTGATAGGCCTCGCGGCCGTGGTCGCCTTCGGCACGCAGCCGTTCGGCGCGCACGCAGGCGGCGCTCATCGCGAACAGTTCGGCGCCGATGTCGACGATCCGTCCGAGGAAGCCCTGCTTGGTCTCCATCCGGCCCTGCCAGCGGGACATGGCGTAGAAGGTGGACCGGGCGAGTTTGCGGGCGTGCCGCTCGACGTAGCGGAGGTGGCCGGAGAGGTCGACCTCCCGTTTGAACTCGCCGTAGGCGGTGGGGAGCTGGCCGGGGCCGGCGACGAGTTTCGGCAGCCACTTGGCGTAGAAGACGCCGGCGCCCGCGCCCGCCTTCGCCTTGTCGGACAGGGACTTGTCGGGGTCGATGAGGTCGCCGGCGACGGAGAGGTGGGCGTCGACGGCCTCGCGGGCGATGAGGAGGTGCATGATCTCGGTGGAGCCCTCGAAGATCCGGTTGATGCGCAGGTCCCGCAGGATCTGCTCGGCGGGCACCCCGCGTTCGCCGCGCGCGCGGAGCGACTCGGCGGTCTCGTAGCCGCGCCCGCCGCGGATCTGGACGAGTTCGTCGGCCATCAGCCAGGCCATCTCGGAGCCGTACAGCTTGGCGAGGGCGGCCTCGATGCGGATGTCGTTGCGGTCCTCGTCGGCCATCTGGGACGACAGGTCGAGGACGGCCTCCAGGGCGAAGGTGGTCGCGGCGATGAAGGAGATCTTGGCGCCGACGGCTTCGTGCAGCGCGACCGGCTTGCCCCACTGCTCGCGTTCGGCGGCCCACTGGCGGGCGATCTTCAGGCACCACTTGCCGGCGCCGGCGCACATCGCGGGCAGGGAGAGGCGTCCGGTGTTGAGGGTGGTGAGGGCGATCTTCAGGCCGGCGCCCTCGGGGCCGATGCGGTGGGCGGCTGGCACCCGGACCTGGTGGAAGCGGGTGACGCCGTTCTCGATGCCGCGCAGGCCCATGAAGGCGTTGCGGTTCTCGACGGTGATGCCCTCGGACGCGGCCTCGACGACGAAGGCGGTGATGCCGCCCTTGTGCCCCTCGGACTTCGGCACGCGCGCCATGACGACGAGCAGGTCGGCGACCACCCCGTTGGTGGTCCAGAGTTTCACCCCGTCGAGGACGTAGTCGTCGCCGTCGGGCACCGCGCTGGTGGCGAGGCGGGCCGGGTCGGAGCCGACGTCGGGCTCGGTGAGCAGGAAGGCGG
Coding sequences within it:
- a CDS encoding site-2 protease family protein, with the protein product MFILGIVVFAVGLLVSIAWHELGHLSTAKLFGIRVPQYMVGFGPTIWSRTKGDTEYGIKAVPLGGYIRMIGMFPPDDAGRVSARSTSPWRGMIEDARSAAFEELKEGDETRMFYTRKPWKRVIVMFAGPFMNLILAVGLFLTVLMGFGIQQQTTTVSSVSPCVIAQSQNRDTCKKSDPASPAQAAGLKAGDRIVSFDGKSTKDWDKLSDLIRDSVGKNVAIVVERKGQEQTLHAKIATNQVAEKDSSGTYVPGKYVKAGFLGFSSATGVERQSFGESVTWMDDRVGDAVDSLVSLPGKIPALWDAAFGDGPREPDSPMGIVGAARVTGEIATLNIPASQQLAMFVFVLAGFNLSLFLFNMLPLLPLDGGHIAGALWESLRRNLARVLRRPDPGPFDVAKLMPVAYVVAGIFVCFTLLVLVADVVNPVKIS
- the dxr gene encoding 1-deoxy-D-xylulose-5-phosphate reductoisomerase, giving the protein MSDSPAPLADPHLVFDPGAGDGPKDVVILGSTGSIGTQAIDLVRRHPDRFRVTALSANGGRVALLAEQAHTLKVRTVAVAREDVVPALREALTAHYGAEPLPEILAGPDAATLLAGSDCHTVLNGITGSIGLAPTLAALEAGRTLALANKESLIVGGPLVKALAKPGQIIPVDSEHAALFQALAAGTRADVRKLVVTASGGPFRGRTKAELGDVTVEDALAHPTWAMGPVITINSATLVNKGLEVIEAHLLYDIPFDRIEVVVHPQSYVHSMVEFTDGSTIAQATPPDMRGPIAVGLGWPERVPDAAPAFDWSKAATWEFFPLDDEAFPSVNLARHVGRLAGTAPAVFNAANEECVEAFRSGALPFNGIMETVTRVVEEHGTPVAGTSLTVSDVLEAETWARARARELTGQTETAEARA
- a CDS encoding acyl-CoA dehydrogenase family protein, whose protein sequence is MSAPTTQRTTVTEREARQVAEAAREQDWRKPSFAKELFLGRFRLDLIHPHPLPDDEAVRRGEEFLARLRDFCESTIDPARIEREARIPDEVVAGLKELGALGMKIDPKYGGLGLTQLYYNKALALVGSVSPAVGALLSAHQSIGVPQPLKMFGTQEQKDAFLPRCARTDISAFLLTEPDVGSDPARLATSAVPDGDDYVLDGVKLWTTNGVVADLLVVMARVPKSEGHKGGITAFVVEAASEGITVENRNAFMGLRGIENGVTRFHQVRVPAAHRIGPEGAGLKIALTTLNTGRLSLPAMCAGAGKWCLKIARQWAAEREQWGKPVALHEAVGAKISFIAATTFALEAVLDLSSQMADEDRNDIRIEAALAKLYGSEMAWLMADELVQIRGGRGYETAESLRARGERGVPAEQILRDLRINRIFEGSTEIMHLLIAREAVDAHLSVAGDLIDPDKSLSDKAKAGAGAGVFYAKWLPKLVAGPGQLPTAYGEFKREVDLSGHLRYVERHARKLARSTFYAMSRWQGRMETKQGFLGRIVDIGAELFAMSAACVRAERLRAEGDHGREAYQLADAFCRQARIRVEELFNRLWTNTDDLDRTVVKGVLGGAYEWLEEGIIDPSTDGAWIADATPGPSERENVRRPFGG